A stretch of Allostreptomyces psammosilenae DNA encodes these proteins:
- a CDS encoding DUF3097 domain-containing protein — protein MRSRSYGPDLTPPWKKPRSVPEVPAEPDLVVEDAATGWCGAVIGTERMPEGVVVTLEDRFGRRRAFPLEPGRFLLEGRPVTLVPAKAERAPAPPRPRLTASGSLAVPDAPARTARASRIYVEGRHDAELVERVWGDDLRVEGVVVEYLEGVDDLPEIVRAFRPEAGRRLGVLVDHLVPGSKERRIADQVRGEHVLVVGHPFVDVWQAVKPASLGIAGWPAVPRGVPWKEGVCRALGWPVDTPAAWRRILGAVGSYRDLEPELLGRVEELIDFVTA, from the coding sequence ATGCGCAGCAGGAGCTACGGGCCCGACCTGACCCCGCCGTGGAAGAAGCCGAGGAGTGTCCCCGAGGTGCCGGCCGAGCCGGACCTGGTGGTGGAGGACGCCGCCACCGGGTGGTGCGGGGCTGTGATCGGCACCGAACGGATGCCGGAGGGCGTGGTGGTCACCCTGGAGGACCGCTTCGGCAGGCGGCGGGCCTTCCCCCTGGAGCCGGGGCGCTTCCTGCTGGAGGGGCGCCCGGTGACGCTGGTCCCCGCGAAGGCGGAGCGCGCCCCCGCCCCGCCGCGCCCGCGGCTCACCGCCTCCGGGTCCCTCGCGGTGCCGGACGCCCCGGCCCGCACCGCCCGCGCCAGCCGGATCTACGTGGAGGGCCGGCACGACGCGGAGCTGGTGGAGCGGGTGTGGGGGGACGACCTGCGGGTGGAGGGCGTGGTCGTGGAGTACCTGGAGGGGGTGGACGACCTGCCGGAGATCGTCCGGGCGTTCCGCCCGGAGGCCGGGCGGCGCCTCGGCGTGCTGGTGGACCACCTGGTGCCGGGGAGCAAGGAGCGGCGGATCGCCGACCAGGTGCGCGGCGAGCACGTGCTGGTGGTGGGGCACCCCTTCGTGGACGTGTGGCAGGCGGTCAAGCCGGCGTCGCTGGGGATCGCCGGATGGCCGGCGGTGCCGCGCGGCGTGCCGTGGAAGGAGGGCGTGTGCCGGGCGCTGGGGTGGCCGGTGGACACCCCGGCGGCGTGGCGGCGGATCCTGGGGGCGGTGGGTTCCTACCGTGACCTGGAGCCGGAGCTGCTGGGGCGGGTGGAGGAGCTGATCGACTTCGTCACCGCCTGA
- a CDS encoding MBL fold metallo-hydrolase, protein MPSTRGVWEEHGPGCHRLRLAELELGIGVVSGSDGLLVVDTGSSPERGAWLRAEVTRRFGRPPTHLVITHGHFDHCFGTPAFRAADPAVLVAAHPGLTGYLAAGEAELRADAVRWGVPEAEVRDTPWPPAVVDLPVAASAVLDLGGGRRVELLHPGPGHTGHDLVVRVPPASGGRAAPGARAVVYCGDLVEESGPPQAGPDSFPGAWPEALDRLLALGGPDAVYLPGHGAAVDAGFVRRQRAELAARAAGDGRPGGGAG, encoded by the coding sequence ATGCCGTCCACACGGGGTGTCTGGGAAGAGCACGGGCCGGGGTGCCACCGCCTGCGGCTGGCGGAGTTGGAGCTCGGGATCGGCGTGGTGTCCGGGTCGGACGGGCTGCTCGTGGTGGACACCGGGAGTTCGCCCGAGCGGGGGGCGTGGCTGCGCGCGGAGGTGACGCGGCGGTTCGGCCGCCCGCCGACGCACCTGGTGATCACCCACGGGCACTTCGACCACTGCTTCGGCACGCCGGCCTTCCGCGCCGCCGACCCGGCGGTGCTGGTCGCCGCCCATCCGGGGTTGACCGGCTACCTGGCGGCCGGTGAGGCCGAGCTGCGGGCGGACGCCGTGCGCTGGGGCGTGCCGGAGGCCGAGGTGCGGGACACGCCGTGGCCGCCGGCCGTCGTGGACCTTCCGGTGGCCGCCTCGGCCGTGCTCGACCTGGGCGGGGGCCGCCGGGTGGAGCTGCTGCACCCCGGTCCCGGGCACACCGGGCACGACCTGGTGGTGCGGGTGCCGCCGGCCTCGGGCGGGCGCGCGGCCCCGGGGGCCCGGGCGGTGGTGTACTGCGGGGACCTGGTGGAGGAGTCCGGGCCGCCGCAGGCCGGGCCGGACTCCTTCCCCGGCGCCTGGCCGGAGGCGCTGGACCGGCTGCTCGCCCTGGGCGGGCCGGACGCGGTGTACCTGCCGGGGCACGGGGCGGCGGTGGACGCCGGATTCGTCCGGCGGCAGCGCGCCGAACTGGCCGCCCGCGCGGCCGGCGACGGGCGGCCGGGCGGCGGCGCCGGCTGA
- the hrcA gene encoding heat-inducible transcriptional repressor HrcA — protein MVEDRKLEVLRAIVQDYVGTQEPVGSKALVERHNLGVSPATIRNDMAALEEEGYIHQPHTSAGRVPTDKGYRLFVDRLASVKPLSQPERRAISNFLEGAVDLDDVVARTVRLLAQLTRQVAIVQYPSLTRSTVRHIELLGLAPSRIMLVLITDTGRVEQRNIETPGDVGETFLADLRARINSVTSGRRFTDVPELLDGLPESFAVDEQPVVRQVIATLLETLAEQTEERIMLGGTANLTRFGHDFPMTIRPVLEALEEQVVLLRLLGEAGESAMMVRIGHENDHEGLSSASVVSVGYGSGGEAVAKLGVVGPTRMDYPGTMGAVRAVARYVGQILAES, from the coding sequence ATGGTGGAAGATCGCAAGCTGGAAGTCCTGCGCGCGATCGTCCAGGACTACGTGGGCACGCAGGAGCCGGTGGGCTCGAAGGCGCTCGTGGAGCGCCACAACCTCGGCGTCTCTCCAGCCACGATCCGCAACGACATGGCGGCGCTGGAGGAGGAGGGCTACATCCACCAGCCGCACACCAGCGCCGGCCGGGTGCCCACCGACAAGGGCTACCGGCTGTTCGTCGACCGGCTGGCGAGCGTCAAGCCGCTCTCCCAGCCGGAGCGCCGGGCCATCTCCAACTTCCTGGAGGGCGCGGTGGACCTGGACGACGTGGTCGCCCGCACCGTGCGGCTGCTGGCGCAGCTCACCCGGCAGGTGGCGATCGTCCAGTACCCCTCGCTCACCCGTTCCACGGTGCGTCACATCGAGCTGCTCGGCCTGGCACCGTCCCGCATCATGCTGGTGCTGATCACCGACACCGGGCGGGTGGAGCAGCGCAACATCGAGACCCCGGGCGACGTCGGCGAGACCTTCCTCGCCGACCTGCGCGCGCGGATCAACAGCGTCACCTCGGGGCGTCGCTTCACCGACGTCCCGGAGCTGCTCGACGGTCTCCCGGAGTCGTTCGCCGTCGACGAACAGCCGGTGGTCCGGCAGGTGATCGCCACCCTCCTGGAGACCCTCGCCGAGCAGACCGAGGAACGCATCATGCTCGGCGGCACGGCCAACCTCACGCGCTTCGGCCACGACTTCCCGATGACGATCCGGCCGGTGCTGGAGGCGTTGGAGGAGCAGGTGGTGCTGCTCCGGCTGCTGGGGGAGGCCGGCGAGTCGGCCATGATGGTGCGCATCGGCCACGAGAACGACCACGAGGGGCTCTCCTCGGCGTCCGTCGTCTCCGTCGGCTACGGTTCGGGCGGCGAGGCCGTCGCCAAGCTGGGCGTGGTCGGCCCGACCCGCATGGACTACCCGGGAACGATGGGAGCGGTACGCGCAGTGGCACGGTACGTCGGACAGATCCTGGCGGAGTCATAG
- the dnaJ gene encoding molecular chaperone DnaJ, translating into MATDYYAVLGVRKDATADEIKKAFRRLARELHPDVNPDPKTQEKFKEINAAYEVLSDPQKRQVYDLGGDPLSSSGGGAGGFGGGAAGFGFSDIMDAFFGTAAQRGPRSRTRRGQDAMIRVEITLEEAAFGATKELQVDTAVVCATCNGEGAAPGTSAQTCDMCRGRGEVSQVTRSFLGQVMTSRPCPQCQGFGTVVPNPCPECAGDGRVRSRRTLKVKIPAGVDTGTRIQLAGEGEVGPGGGPAGDLYVEIAERSHPVFQRRGDDLHCTVTIPMTAAALGTKVPLETLDGTAEVDIRPGTQSGQSIPLRERGITHLRAGGRGDLIVHVEVQTPGKLDAEQEELLRRLAKLRGEERPAGQFSPGQQGLFSRLKDALNGR; encoded by the coding sequence GTGGCCACGGACTACTACGCAGTGTTGGGCGTCCGGAAGGACGCGACCGCAGACGAGATCAAGAAGGCGTTCCGGCGCCTGGCCCGCGAGCTGCACCCTGACGTCAATCCCGACCCGAAGACGCAGGAGAAGTTCAAGGAGATCAACGCGGCCTACGAGGTCCTCTCCGATCCGCAGAAGCGGCAGGTCTACGACCTCGGCGGCGATCCGCTGTCCAGCAGCGGCGGCGGCGCCGGAGGGTTCGGCGGCGGAGCGGCCGGCTTCGGTTTCAGCGACATCATGGACGCCTTCTTCGGCACGGCGGCGCAGCGCGGCCCGCGCTCGCGCACCCGCCGGGGCCAGGACGCCATGATCCGGGTCGAGATCACCCTGGAGGAGGCGGCGTTCGGCGCCACCAAGGAGCTCCAGGTGGACACGGCCGTGGTCTGCGCCACCTGCAACGGCGAGGGCGCCGCCCCGGGGACCTCCGCGCAGACCTGTGACATGTGTCGCGGGCGCGGTGAGGTCAGCCAGGTCACCCGCTCCTTCCTCGGCCAGGTGATGACCTCCCGGCCGTGCCCGCAGTGCCAGGGCTTCGGCACCGTGGTGCCCAACCCGTGCCCGGAGTGCGCGGGGGACGGCCGGGTGCGGTCCCGCCGCACCCTGAAGGTCAAGATCCCGGCCGGCGTGGACACCGGAACCCGCATCCAGCTCGCCGGCGAGGGCGAGGTCGGCCCGGGTGGCGGCCCGGCCGGCGACCTCTACGTGGAGATCGCCGAGCGTTCGCACCCGGTGTTCCAGCGGCGCGGCGACGACCTGCACTGCACGGTGACCATCCCGATGACGGCGGCGGCGCTCGGAACCAAGGTCCCGCTGGAGACCCTGGACGGCACGGCCGAGGTGGACATCCGCCCCGGTACCCAGTCCGGGCAGTCCATCCCGCTGCGCGAGCGCGGCATCACCCACCTGCGGGCGGGCGGACGCGGCGACCTCATCGTGCACGTCGAGGTGCAGACGCCCGGCAAGCTGGACGCCGAGCAGGAGGAACTGCTGCGCCGCCTGGCGAAGCTGCGCGGCGAGGAGCGGCCCGCGGGCCAGTTCTCCCCGGGCCAGCAGGGCCTGTTCTCCCGCCTGAAGGACGCGCTGAACGGCCGCTGA
- a CDS encoding LPXTG cell wall anchor domain-containing protein, with protein sequence MSVRSTTMARWAVIPAAASLAVMAGAATATAADSTYTVELRQELPRTATTDDGGAPQQGRDGCPGIPEGQDGWHFVLPGNSSDFVTLTVTFEPGGQQVITDFGPPSDKHAYVASEPGATLTSAVAEVRGGELELFNLSHTCPAEDDSTETTGGSSEGSDQGGTTGETSSGGATTGETSTGGSGEATTGGTTTGGSGEATTGGASTGGSGEVTSGGATTGGSGETTTGGSGEATTGETTTGSTGEPGVAGGTEPSDGASAPAPAESAPATSPDDDGDGSLAQTGASITVTSIAAALLLGVGALLLVRRRSARSGS encoded by the coding sequence ATGTCCGTTCGTTCCACGACCATGGCCCGTTGGGCGGTGATCCCCGCCGCCGCGTCGCTCGCCGTCATGGCCGGGGCCGCCACGGCCACCGCCGCCGACTCCACGTACACCGTGGAGCTGCGCCAGGAGCTTCCGCGCACCGCCACCACCGACGACGGTGGCGCCCCGCAGCAGGGTCGCGACGGCTGCCCGGGAATCCCCGAGGGGCAGGACGGGTGGCACTTCGTGCTCCCGGGCAACTCCTCCGACTTCGTCACGCTCACCGTGACCTTCGAGCCGGGCGGGCAGCAGGTGATCACCGACTTCGGCCCGCCGTCGGACAAGCACGCCTACGTGGCGTCGGAGCCGGGCGCCACGCTCACCTCGGCCGTCGCCGAGGTGCGGGGCGGCGAGCTGGAGCTGTTCAACCTGTCGCACACCTGCCCCGCCGAGGACGACTCCACGGAGACCACCGGGGGCTCGTCGGAGGGCTCCGACCAGGGCGGCACCACCGGTGAGACGAGCTCCGGCGGGGCCACCACCGGCGAGACCTCCACCGGTGGTTCCGGTGAGGCCACCACCGGTGGGACCACCACCGGCGGCTCCGGCGAGGCCACCACCGGCGGCGCCAGCACCGGCGGTTCGGGTGAGGTCACCTCTGGGGGGGCCACGACCGGCGGCTCCGGGGAGACCACCACCGGTGGTTCCGGTGAGGCCACCACCGGCGAGACCACCACGGGCTCCACGGGCGAGCCGGGCGTGGCGGGCGGCACCGAGCCGTCCGACGGCGCCTCCGCCCCGGCGCCGGCCGAGTCCGCCCCGGCGACCTCGCCGGACGACGACGGCGACGGCTCCCTGGCGCAGACCGGCGCCTCCATCACCGTCACCTCGATCGCGGCGGCGCTGCTGCTCGGTGTCGGCGCACTGCTCCTGGTGCGCCGCCGCTCCGCCCGCTCGGGCAGCTGA
- a CDS encoding 16S rRNA (uracil(1498)-N(3))-methyltransferase: protein MTAPVFLLGTGEPTDPDAAATTSPLAAAAPGQHLRLDGPEGRHAVAVRRMRVGEELVLTDGAGRGALAEVSELDGKQALVATVLEVLDEPEPRPRITVVQALPKGDRGELAVETMTEVGVDAIVPWQASRCVTQWKGERGAKSLLKWRATAREAAKQARRLRFPAVHQPMSTAAVTRLLAEAAWPVVLHEEGTAPLAGPAAPAVPTTGEIVLVVGPEGGVAPEELAAFAEAGATPRRLGRTVLRTSTAGTAAAAVLLAASGRWSSPDA, encoded by the coding sequence ATGACCGCACCTGTCTTCCTCCTCGGCACGGGCGAGCCGACCGATCCCGACGCCGCCGCGACCACCTCCCCGCTCGCCGCCGCCGCTCCCGGCCAGCACCTCCGCCTCGACGGGCCCGAGGGCAGGCACGCGGTCGCGGTGCGGCGGATGCGCGTCGGCGAGGAACTGGTGCTCACCGACGGGGCGGGACGCGGGGCCCTGGCGGAGGTGAGCGAACTCGACGGCAAGCAGGCGCTGGTCGCCACCGTGCTGGAGGTGCTGGACGAGCCCGAGCCGCGCCCCCGCATCACCGTCGTGCAGGCCCTTCCCAAGGGAGACCGCGGCGAACTCGCCGTGGAGACCATGACCGAGGTGGGCGTGGACGCCATCGTCCCCTGGCAGGCCTCCCGCTGCGTCACCCAGTGGAAGGGGGAGCGCGGCGCGAAGTCGCTCCTGAAGTGGCGGGCCACCGCCCGCGAGGCCGCCAAGCAGGCCCGCCGGCTGCGGTTCCCCGCCGTGCACCAGCCGATGTCCACCGCGGCGGTGACCCGGCTGCTCGCCGAGGCGGCATGGCCGGTGGTGCTGCACGAGGAGGGCACCGCGCCGCTCGCCGGCCCCGCCGCCCCCGCGGTCCCCACCACCGGCGAGATCGTGCTGGTGGTCGGCCCGGAGGGCGGGGTGGCCCCGGAGGAGCTGGCGGCCTTCGCGGAGGCCGGTGCCACGCCGCGCCGCCTGGGTCGCACCGTGCTGCGCACCTCCACGGCGGGCACCGCCGCCGCGGCGGTCCTCCTCGCCGCGTCCGGGCGCTGGAGCTCCCCGGACGCCTGA